The proteins below are encoded in one region of Candidatus Flexicrinis proximus:
- the dnaE gene encoding DNA polymerase III subunit alpha has protein sequence MPETPNQFVHLHVHTEFSLLDGLSKIKALVKRAKALEMPALAITDHGTMYGVQDFYHAAVDAKLQPILGMESYLARRKMTDKDPTLDKRPFHLLLLARNFTGYRNLLKLASAAQLEGYYYRPRVDLDMLASHAEGLIATTGCLAAKVPQLVMAGKDDEAREWIGRFSEIFGPDNFFLELQHHEVPALKQVNQWLIDYAKSGHTPVKLVATNDVHYILKEDYDAHDTLLCIQTASLKSQSKRSDGDDEGGTAGRMAMSDNSYYLTTADEMWSIFGEVPEALTTSLEIAQRCAFEMPAREYHFPKFPVPDGYDAKTYLRRLCELGMDWRFEDRSHDPKLRAQLDYELNVIDSMGFNTYFLIVWDLCEYARHADIWFNVRGSGAGSLALYSLGITNIDPIQNVLFFERFLNPERKTMPDIDIDYPDDRRQEMMKYSVQKYGTDKVAAIITFGTLGAKQAVRDVARTMEVDLNIINKALKHIPQEPKPKPVEKYVEDNPDLKAMVEDDPQLKGVMTMAGKLQGARRHTSVHAAGVIIADQDLREYLPLHRVTGKENADLPIKQVTQFTMETCEAIGLLKIDFLGLATLNILRTACELVNRYHGTNYSMDNIPYRHDDPALSDLQQKQLSEAYRLIARGDTVGVFQLESSGMQNMLRDMRPREFENIVAAVSLYRPGPLDYIPTYNKRLHGDEAVEYLHPKLEAITSTTYGILVYQEQIMQIARDLFGYKLGEADLMRRAVSKKKDEDLAKHRAIFKERGPSHDVPVEVADRIFDQVFEFANYGFNKAHAADYAVLSVQTAFLKAHYPEEYMAALLTVQVGAPDKLAVFLEECRRLHIPILPPDINGSDMNFTIEEANGRRGIRFGLVAIKGAGEGALRPILDEHDTRGRFTSLEDLARRVDLRRVGKRTIEALAQVGGLDSLHPDRQQMFEQAGTLVEFSGREHDDAEHGQMSLFGGVAEAESRIEFRPIKENARKTSRELLVWEKELLGVYVSGRPIDKFRSDLRRLNSEEVLKLKEDSPHYAEQQVKIAGEIVSMRKVFTKKQEAMAILQVEDWHDSASPIEVVIFPRTFAQIQSLIDSGDLPDIREGEVFVFTGKFDVSRGDAQIICERVSQNFELMEVIRPQGSPEPESVEAVRTGDEPDWALAPRHDDLPPEDELTPATISGTVTTTMQMSAITDDLPDDAPDWMRPNGGNGLTAPRWLVVTLERSGDPEEDVKTLGRLHRAIFNHPGSDHFLVRAEVNGSNHWFNFDDLTLCSEPLLAKLREIVRPDQIQVLDRAPAGVPTQHSVNASNGGSNGTFRRKS, from the coding sequence ATGCCTGAAACACCAAACCAATTCGTTCATCTGCACGTCCACACCGAGTTCTCCCTGCTGGACGGGCTGAGCAAGATCAAAGCCCTGGTCAAGCGCGCTAAAGCGCTCGAAATGCCTGCACTCGCCATCACCGACCATGGGACGATGTATGGCGTACAGGATTTCTATCACGCGGCTGTTGATGCCAAACTTCAGCCAATTCTGGGCATGGAATCGTACCTTGCACGCCGCAAGATGACTGATAAAGATCCGACACTGGACAAGCGCCCGTTCCATCTGCTGCTCCTGGCGCGGAACTTCACGGGCTATCGCAACCTACTAAAGCTCGCCAGTGCCGCGCAGCTCGAAGGCTATTACTACCGGCCGCGTGTCGATCTGGACATGCTTGCCAGCCACGCCGAAGGGTTGATCGCCACGACGGGCTGCCTCGCAGCGAAGGTGCCTCAGCTGGTGATGGCCGGAAAAGATGACGAAGCCCGCGAGTGGATTGGCCGGTTCAGCGAAATCTTTGGACCGGACAACTTCTTCCTTGAACTTCAGCACCACGAAGTGCCCGCGCTCAAGCAGGTTAACCAGTGGCTGATTGATTACGCCAAGAGCGGTCATACACCGGTCAAGCTGGTGGCGACCAACGATGTGCATTACATCCTGAAAGAGGATTACGACGCCCACGATACGCTGCTGTGCATCCAGACTGCGTCCCTCAAGAGCCAGTCAAAGCGCTCTGATGGCGATGACGAAGGCGGTACGGCCGGCCGCATGGCAATGTCTGATAACAGCTATTACCTGACGACGGCCGACGAGATGTGGTCGATCTTCGGGGAAGTGCCGGAAGCGCTGACCACTTCGCTCGAAATCGCACAGCGCTGCGCGTTTGAAATGCCCGCGCGCGAGTATCACTTTCCGAAGTTCCCCGTGCCGGATGGATATGATGCCAAGACGTATCTGCGCCGCTTGTGCGAGCTCGGAATGGACTGGCGCTTTGAAGACCGCAGCCACGATCCGAAACTGCGCGCCCAGCTCGACTATGAGCTGAACGTCATCGACAGCATGGGGTTCAACACCTACTTCCTGATCGTGTGGGATCTGTGTGAGTATGCGCGCCATGCCGATATCTGGTTCAACGTGCGCGGCTCCGGCGCCGGAAGCCTTGCGCTGTATTCACTGGGCATCACCAACATCGACCCGATACAGAACGTGCTGTTCTTCGAGCGCTTCCTGAATCCGGAGCGCAAGACGATGCCTGACATCGACATCGACTATCCCGACGACCGCCGTCAGGAAATGATGAAGTACAGTGTGCAGAAGTACGGGACAGATAAGGTCGCGGCGATCATTACGTTCGGGACACTAGGCGCCAAACAGGCTGTCCGTGACGTGGCGCGTACCATGGAAGTCGACCTCAACATCATTAACAAGGCCCTCAAGCACATTCCCCAGGAACCCAAACCGAAACCGGTTGAAAAGTACGTGGAAGACAACCCTGACCTGAAGGCGATGGTAGAAGACGATCCACAGCTGAAGGGCGTGATGACGATGGCGGGAAAGCTCCAGGGCGCGCGTCGTCATACCTCGGTTCATGCGGCGGGGGTCATTATCGCGGACCAGGACCTGCGCGAGTATCTGCCGCTGCACCGCGTGACCGGGAAGGAAAACGCCGACCTGCCGATCAAGCAGGTCACCCAGTTCACGATGGAGACCTGCGAGGCGATTGGCCTGCTCAAGATCGACTTTCTTGGTCTGGCGACGCTTAACATCCTGCGGACCGCCTGCGAGCTCGTCAACCGCTATCACGGCACGAACTACTCGATGGACAACATTCCGTACCGGCATGACGATCCGGCCCTGAGCGACCTGCAGCAGAAACAGCTCAGCGAGGCTTACAGGCTGATCGCACGGGGCGACACCGTCGGCGTGTTCCAGCTTGAAAGTTCGGGAATGCAGAACATGCTGCGCGATATGCGCCCGCGCGAATTCGAGAACATCGTCGCGGCAGTGTCTCTTTACCGGCCGGGGCCGCTGGATTACATCCCTACCTATAACAAGCGCCTGCACGGGGACGAAGCCGTCGAGTATCTGCACCCGAAGTTGGAAGCCATTACCTCGACCACCTACGGAATCCTGGTGTACCAGGAACAGATCATGCAGATCGCCCGCGACCTGTTCGGTTACAAACTGGGCGAAGCCGACCTGATGCGCCGTGCTGTCAGCAAGAAGAAGGACGAAGACCTCGCCAAGCACCGCGCGATCTTCAAAGAGCGCGGCCCATCGCATGATGTCCCGGTCGAGGTCGCGGACCGGATTTTCGATCAGGTCTTCGAGTTCGCGAATTACGGGTTCAATAAGGCGCACGCCGCCGATTACGCCGTCTTGTCGGTACAGACCGCGTTTTTGAAGGCGCACTATCCTGAAGAGTATATGGCGGCGCTGCTGACCGTACAAGTCGGCGCGCCGGACAAACTGGCCGTGTTCCTTGAGGAGTGCCGTCGGCTGCATATCCCGATTCTGCCGCCGGACATCAACGGCAGTGATATGAACTTCACGATTGAGGAAGCCAACGGACGGCGCGGTATCCGCTTCGGATTGGTCGCAATCAAAGGGGCGGGCGAGGGCGCGCTGCGGCCCATTCTGGACGAACACGACACGCGTGGCCGCTTCACAAGTCTCGAAGACCTGGCCAGGCGGGTCGATCTGCGCCGGGTCGGGAAGCGCACTATTGAGGCGCTCGCACAGGTTGGGGGGTTGGACTCCCTGCACCCGGATCGCCAGCAGATGTTTGAGCAGGCCGGGACACTGGTGGAATTCAGCGGCCGCGAACATGACGATGCTGAACACGGCCAGATGAGCCTGTTTGGCGGCGTTGCCGAGGCTGAAAGCCGGATTGAGTTCCGGCCGATTAAAGAAAATGCCCGCAAGACCAGCCGTGAACTGCTGGTGTGGGAAAAGGAATTGCTCGGCGTGTATGTCAGCGGGCGCCCGATTGACAAATTCCGGAGCGACCTGCGGCGGCTGAACAGCGAGGAAGTGCTAAAACTCAAGGAGGACAGCCCACACTATGCCGAGCAGCAGGTGAAAATCGCCGGCGAGATCGTCTCGATGCGCAAGGTTTTCACCAAGAAACAGGAGGCGATGGCGATCCTGCAGGTAGAGGATTGGCACGACAGCGCTTCACCGATCGAAGTGGTCATATTCCCGCGGACGTTCGCGCAGATTCAATCCCTGATCGACAGCGGCGACCTCCCTGACATCCGCGAGGGCGAGGTATTCGTCTTCACTGGGAAATTCGATGTCTCGCGCGGTGACGCACAGATCATCTGCGAGCGCGTGTCTCAAAATTTCGAATTGATGGAAGTGATACGGCCGCAAGGATCACCCGAACCCGAGAGTGTGGAAGCTGTGCGCACCGGCGACGAACCTGATTGGGCATTGGCCCCCCGCCACGACGATCTGCCGCCAGAGGATGAGCTGACGCCCGCGACGATCTCGGGCACGGTTACGACTACCATGCAGATGTCCGCAATTACAGATGACCTGCCGGACGATGCGCCCGACTGGATGCGGCCAAACGGGGGTAACGGTCTTACCGCGCCGCGCTGGCTGGTGGTAACGCTTGAGCGCAGCGGCGACCCGGAGGAGGACGTCAAGACCCTGGGACGCCTGCACCGGGCAATCTTCAACCATCCCGGCAGCGATCACTTCCTCGTGCGCGCCGAAGTCAATGGCTCGAACCACTGGTTCAACTTCGATGACCTGACCCTCTGCTCGGAGCCGCTGCTGGCGAAACTGCGCGAAATCGTACGCCCGGATCAGATTCAGGTGCTTGACCGTGCGCCGGCAGGCGTGCCGACCCAACACTCGGTGAACGCGTCGAATGGCGGCTCAAACGGAACGTTTCGCCGCAAGTCATAA
- a CDS encoding S8 family serine peptidase, protein MKSSNLSRFFAVTAVLMAVLISIAPASAQSARSGDDETIRLEATGSATDHAYLRDVAEKTGSVRVIVGLEVNQPGRMAFETMSDASQRAVIAQTQDALLSELGFSRSADGVQRYAGLPMMAISVNAGQFDLLTKSTLVTVIQENRWRVLSLDIASANVGMTGASGAWASGADGTGQHIVILDSGVEKAHPFLVNKVVAEACFSSNASGSGFTVTSLCPGGATSSMAIGSAEPCSVLGGECSHGTHIAGIAAGKGVGFSGIAKEAHLISIQVFSKIQDDADPGTPPVCVRVGYPFSECILAADADILAAMDYAWTLRDTYAIAAVNMSLGNELYTSQAACDAALPLYRTAVDKLVNAGIAVVSSSGNQGRTDSMNAPACITGVTSVGATCDGPYNVDADPEFDCNVNTIAPFTNSTAFLSFMAPGVSIDSADDVTNSFTAKSGTSQATPFVSGAIAAIKSYRPGSTQAQIRQALYDSGVTVSDIGGIFKKIQVDAALDILIFPDEPILLDPQPNEAFAASPISFFWKAGDFTSKYTLKLISGAGIVLTNVNVPDGDCGPHVDYPSEGDVCTVDITWPFKDNKTYQWKVVAKYNPNDSSTESETRSFQFDTPGQALLISPANKITINQPEELFQFQWSEVDLATSYRVTLYDTANGSVKINTPELAEGAVCASQVCTYTTTPADLSELADDRKYRWYVTSISVDGTSQSLERRITAKFPAAPLLLSPVADFRFTSLNDIELTWTEVATATSYRLKITDTSNNTLVLNELFNVGPRTITCTGGVCTFVPSAPQLPAFKNKRTYSWTVTAANALGDNTSAALTFRTKFPAPPVLIAPISGLTFDNPAITFQFTEIDDADSYELHIHLKTTGVMVIQRNLTPGGNLTCNGTDCSHTLNVTDQGSLKNGKIYTWFVKSVSTAGKSSSAQREFTFQSPLPPALIAPVAGAKLHSPTDAVFSWSDVGAGADYVLRIKDKKSGAVIIKVDFDGASCAASVCTYALTANQQDKLKDGRDYRWWVSASNTVGTSKSEKRTFKAVFPRTPTPLAPINNVTFTDVNQLAVMEWVSAGTSAPVTYKLRVKRTDTGAVIYSETVSHGAGATCGADTCLYNVQQALRDALGNNRTYKWWIVAESADGVKAGAKFKFKTNFS, encoded by the coding sequence ATGAAATCGAGTAATCTGTCGCGCTTTTTTGCCGTAACTGCTGTTTTGATGGCGGTTCTGATCAGCATCGCACCGGCGTCCGCGCAGTCGGCCCGCAGCGGTGACGATGAGACGATCCGGCTCGAAGCGACCGGAAGCGCAACAGATCATGCCTACCTGCGTGATGTGGCCGAAAAGACTGGCAGCGTCCGCGTGATCGTCGGGCTAGAGGTCAATCAGCCCGGACGTATGGCCTTCGAGACGATGAGCGACGCTTCTCAGCGGGCAGTCATCGCCCAGACGCAGGACGCGCTGCTGTCTGAACTCGGGTTCTCGCGCAGCGCAGACGGTGTTCAGCGCTATGCCGGGCTCCCGATGATGGCGATTAGCGTCAATGCCGGTCAGTTCGACCTTCTGACGAAATCCACACTGGTGACGGTGATTCAGGAAAACCGCTGGCGCGTGCTGAGCCTCGACATCGCCAGCGCGAACGTCGGCATGACGGGCGCGAGCGGCGCCTGGGCGAGTGGCGCGGATGGCACCGGACAGCATATCGTTATCCTCGACTCAGGTGTCGAGAAGGCCCATCCGTTTCTGGTAAACAAAGTCGTCGCCGAAGCGTGCTTCAGCTCCAACGCGTCAGGCAGCGGCTTTACGGTGACCTCGCTCTGCCCAGGCGGCGCGACCTCGTCGATGGCCATCGGCAGCGCCGAGCCGTGTTCCGTCCTGGGCGGCGAATGCAGCCACGGCACGCATATCGCCGGGATTGCCGCGGGCAAGGGCGTTGGCTTCAGCGGCATCGCCAAGGAAGCCCATCTGATTTCCATACAGGTCTTCAGCAAAATCCAGGACGATGCCGACCCCGGAACACCGCCGGTCTGCGTGCGCGTGGGCTACCCGTTTTCAGAATGCATCCTGGCAGCCGACGCCGATATCCTTGCCGCGATGGACTACGCCTGGACGCTCCGGGACACCTACGCGATTGCCGCAGTGAATATGAGCCTCGGCAACGAACTTTATACGTCCCAGGCAGCATGCGATGCCGCGCTTCCGCTGTATCGCACGGCGGTCGACAAGCTGGTCAACGCCGGGATCGCGGTTGTCTCGTCGTCCGGCAATCAGGGCCGGACCGACTCGATGAATGCGCCCGCCTGTATCACGGGGGTGACGTCGGTTGGCGCCACCTGTGACGGCCCGTATAACGTCGATGCCGACCCCGAATTTGACTGTAACGTGAATACAATCGCGCCGTTCACGAATTCGACGGCGTTCCTGAGCTTTATGGCGCCGGGTGTGAGCATCGACTCGGCCGATGATGTCACGAACTCATTTACGGCCAAATCCGGTACCTCGCAGGCGACGCCATTTGTTTCCGGCGCCATCGCGGCCATTAAGAGCTACCGGCCGGGTTCAACCCAGGCCCAGATCCGTCAGGCGCTGTACGACTCCGGAGTGACCGTGTCGGACATTGGCGGCATCTTCAAGAAGATTCAGGTCGATGCCGCGCTCGATATTCTGATCTTCCCGGACGAGCCGATTCTGCTCGATCCGCAGCCCAACGAAGCCTTTGCCGCGTCGCCAATCAGCTTCTTCTGGAAGGCCGGTGATTTCACCAGCAAATATACGCTCAAGCTGATTTCGGGGGCTGGGATCGTGCTGACCAACGTAAACGTCCCGGATGGCGACTGCGGCCCGCATGTTGACTATCCCTCCGAAGGCGATGTGTGTACCGTCGACATCACTTGGCCGTTCAAAGACAACAAGACGTATCAGTGGAAAGTTGTCGCGAAATACAATCCCAACGACTCCAGCACTGAGAGTGAAACGCGCTCGTTCCAGTTCGATACGCCGGGGCAAGCACTCCTGATCTCTCCGGCAAACAAGATCACCATCAACCAACCGGAAGAACTGTTCCAGTTCCAGTGGTCTGAAGTCGATTTGGCGACCAGCTATCGTGTCACGCTGTATGACACCGCCAATGGATCGGTAAAAATCAACACGCCCGAACTCGCCGAGGGCGCAGTCTGTGCGTCGCAGGTGTGTACCTATACCACGACGCCCGCCGATCTCTCAGAGCTGGCCGACGATCGCAAGTACCGGTGGTACGTGACATCGATCAGTGTCGACGGCACATCTCAGAGCCTTGAGCGGCGGATCACCGCCAAATTCCCGGCGGCGCCGCTCCTCCTGTCGCCAGTGGCAGACTTCCGCTTCACCTCGCTGAATGACATCGAACTCACCTGGACCGAAGTCGCAACAGCTACCAGCTACCGCCTGAAAATCACGGATACCAGCAATAACACGCTGGTGCTGAACGAACTGTTCAACGTCGGGCCGCGTACGATCACGTGCACCGGCGGGGTCTGCACGTTCGTGCCGTCCGCGCCACAACTTCCGGCCTTCAAGAACAAGCGAACCTACAGCTGGACAGTTACGGCGGCCAACGCGTTGGGCGACAACACCAGCGCCGCACTGACCTTCAGGACGAAATTCCCGGCGCCGCCGGTCCTGATCGCTCCGATCAGTGGTCTGACTTTTGACAATCCGGCGATCACCTTCCAGTTCACTGAAATCGACGATGCGGACAGCTACGAGCTGCATATCCACCTGAAGACCACGGGCGTGATGGTTATTCAGCGTAATTTGACGCCGGGAGGTAACCTGACCTGTAACGGGACCGACTGCAGCCACACGCTGAATGTCACGGACCAGGGCAGCCTCAAGAACGGCAAAATCTACACCTGGTTCGTCAAATCCGTAAGCACGGCAGGCAAGAGCAGCAGCGCCCAGCGAGAATTCACCTTCCAGTCGCCGCTGCCGCCAGCGCTGATCGCTCCGGTTGCCGGGGCAAAGCTGCACAGCCCGACCGATGCCGTATTCTCGTGGTCGGATGTCGGCGCCGGCGCGGATTACGTGCTGCGCATTAAAGACAAGAAGAGCGGCGCAGTGATCATCAAGGTCGACTTTGACGGCGCATCCTGCGCGGCCAGTGTCTGCACCTACGCGCTGACTGCCAACCAGCAGGACAAGCTCAAGGACGGCCGCGACTACCGCTGGTGGGTATCGGCCAGTAACACGGTCGGCACTTCTAAGAGCGAAAAGCGCACCTTCAAGGCGGTCTTCCCGCGGACGCCGACCCCACTGGCCCCGATAAACAACGTGACTTTCACCGATGTCAATCAGTTAGCGGTCATGGAGTGGGTAAGCGCAGGCACGAGTGCACCGGTAACCTATAAACTCAGGGTCAAGCGCACCGACACCGGCGCGGTCATTTATAGTGAGACGGTCTCGCATGGCGCCGGGGCAACCTGCGGGGCGGACACCTGCCTGTACAATGTGCAGCAGGCGCTGCGGGATGCGCTGGGGAACAACAGAACCTATAAGTGGTGGATCGTCGCCGAGTCCGCCGATGGGGTTAAAGCCGGGGCAAAGTTCAAGTTCAAGACGAACTTCAGCTAG
- the gatA gene encoding Asp-tRNA(Asn)/Glu-tRNA(Gln) amidotransferase subunit GatA — MIDVTALTIGEILAGLEAGQFSSVELTKAYLERIAQVDPTLKAYITVTPERALADAQHADTRRAAGETAPLLGVPLAIKDVISTKGVETTCASKILKGYVPVYDATVIRRLTDAGMVMLGKLNMDEFAMGSSTENSGFFVTRNPWDLERVPGGSSGGSAAAVAASLAAGTLGTDTGGSIRQPGSLCGIAALKPSYGRVSRYGLVAFGSSLDQAGPMAKSVEDAARLLQVIAGHDPLDGTSQPAAVPDYLAALAGAGESLAGLRVGVPKEYFVSGMQPDVENAVRAAVSHLESLGASIVEISLPHSEYSLPVYYLLATSEASTNLARFDGVRFGQRVDKGDMWENYRSTRALFGAEVKRRIVLGTYALSAGYYDAFYGKATQVRTLIKHDFDEAFKKVDVIAAATSPTTAFKLGENTEDPLAMYLADVLTISANLAGVCGLNVLCGFDGQNLPIGLQLLGPQLGESTALRVGHVYERTTTWRERKPSL; from the coding sequence ATGATCGACGTGACCGCCCTGACCATCGGTGAAATCCTGGCCGGACTGGAAGCAGGGCAGTTTTCCAGCGTAGAACTCACAAAGGCCTATCTCGAACGGATCGCGCAGGTTGATCCGACCTTGAAAGCCTATATCACCGTTACGCCCGAACGCGCGCTTGCCGATGCTCAACACGCCGATACACGGCGTGCGGCCGGAGAGACGGCTCCGCTTCTGGGCGTTCCACTGGCCATCAAAGATGTGATCTCGACCAAAGGCGTTGAGACGACCTGCGCCTCGAAAATCCTCAAGGGCTACGTACCAGTGTACGACGCCACAGTGATTAGACGCCTGACCGATGCCGGTATGGTGATGCTCGGCAAGCTCAACATGGATGAGTTTGCGATGGGATCATCGACCGAGAACTCGGGTTTCTTCGTTACGCGCAACCCGTGGGACTTGGAACGGGTGCCAGGTGGCAGCAGCGGAGGCAGCGCTGCTGCAGTTGCGGCCAGCCTCGCTGCGGGGACGCTGGGAACCGATACGGGGGGGAGCATCCGTCAGCCAGGCTCATTGTGCGGCATCGCCGCGCTCAAGCCGAGCTACGGGCGCGTCAGCCGCTACGGCCTGGTCGCGTTCGGATCCTCGCTGGATCAGGCTGGACCGATGGCCAAGTCGGTCGAAGACGCGGCGCGGCTCTTGCAGGTGATTGCCGGGCATGACCCGCTCGATGGAACCAGCCAACCGGCGGCGGTCCCCGACTATCTTGCCGCGCTGGCCGGGGCGGGTGAATCACTCGCCGGGCTGCGTGTTGGCGTGCCGAAAGAGTATTTCGTCTCCGGGATGCAGCCCGATGTGGAAAACGCGGTGCGTGCGGCCGTCTCACATCTCGAGTCGCTGGGTGCTTCGATCGTCGAGATCAGCCTGCCGCACAGCGAGTACAGCCTGCCGGTCTACTATCTGCTCGCCACCAGCGAGGCCAGCACGAACCTTGCCCGCTTTGATGGTGTCCGTTTCGGCCAGCGCGTCGATAAAGGCGACATGTGGGAGAATTACCGCTCAACGCGGGCGCTGTTCGGCGCGGAAGTCAAGCGGCGGATCGTGTTGGGCACCTATGCCTTGAGCGCCGGATACTATGACGCGTTCTATGGGAAAGCCACCCAGGTCCGAACGCTGATTAAGCACGACTTTGATGAGGCGTTCAAGAAGGTCGATGTGATTGCGGCAGCAACCTCGCCAACGACTGCCTTCAAGCTGGGTGAAAACACCGAGGACCCGCTGGCAATGTATCTGGCCGACGTCCTGACGATCTCGGCCAACCTCGCCGGGGTCTGCGGCCTGAACGTATTATGCGGATTTGACGGGCAGAACCTGCCAATCGGATTGCAGCTTCTGGGGCCGCAGCTTGGCGAATCGACTGCTTTGCGGGTCGGCCATGTCTATGAACGCACGACAACCTGGCGTGAACGTAAGCCTTCGCTGTAG